The Budorcas taxicolor isolate Tak-1 chromosome 2, Takin1.1, whole genome shotgun sequence genome window below encodes:
- the NBL1 gene encoding neuroblastoma suppressor of tumorigenicity 1 isoform X1 — protein MDELRLAACAGRCAHPRSQRSESTCRRSEWSSSGLSDPSLHTPRAPEAVGTMLRVLVGAVLPVMVLAAPPPINKLALFPDKSAWCEAKNITQIVGHSGCEAKSIQNRACLGQCFSYSVPNTFPQSTESLVHCDSCMPAQSMWEIVTLECPGHEEVPRVDKLVEKILHCSCQACGKEPSHEGLSVYVQGEDTQGAQPGAHPHPHPGGQAPEPEDPPGAPHAEEEGAED, from the exons atggac gagcTGAGACTGGCCGCCTGCGCTGGGCGCTGCGCTCATCCCAGGAGCCAGAGAAGCGAGTCCACTTGCCGGCGTTCGGAATGGTCCTCCTCGGGACTCTCAGACCCTTCTCTGCACAC TCCTAGGGCTCCAGAGGCCGTGGGCACGATGCTGCGGGTCCTGGTGGGGGCTGTCCTGCCCGTCATGGTGCTGGCTGCACCTCCGCCCATCAACAAGCTGGCCCTGTTCCCGGATAAGAGCGCCTGGTGTGAGGCGAAGAACATCACCCAGATCGTGGGCCACAGTGGCTGTGAGGCGAAGTCCATCCAGAACAG GGCCTGCCTGGGACAGTGCTTCAGCTACAGCGTCCCCAACACCTTCCCGCAGTCGACCGAGTCCCTGGTGCACTGTGATTCCTGTATGCCGGCCCAGTCCATGTGGGAGATC GTGACCTTGGAGTGCCCCGGCCATGAGGAGGTGCCCCGGGTGGACAAGCTGGTGGAGAAGATCCTGCACTGCAGCTGCCAGGCCTGCGGCAAGGAGCCTAGCCACGAGGGGCTGAGCGTCTACGTGCAGGGCGAGGACACGCAGGGGGCCCAGCCCggcgcccacccccacccccaccccggggggCAGGCCCCCGAGCCCGAGGACCCCCCCGGGGCCCCCCACGCCGAGGAAGAGGGGGctgaggactga
- the NBL1 gene encoding neuroblastoma suppressor of tumorigenicity 1 isoform X2 translates to MLRVLVGAVLPVMVLAAPPPINKLALFPDKSAWCEAKNITQIVGHSGCEAKSIQNRACLGQCFSYSVPNTFPQSTESLVHCDSCMPAQSMWEIVTLECPGHEEVPRVDKLVEKILHCSCQACGKEPSHEGLSVYVQGEDTQGAQPGAHPHPHPGGQAPEPEDPPGAPHAEEEGAED, encoded by the exons ATGCTGCGGGTCCTGGTGGGGGCTGTCCTGCCCGTCATGGTGCTGGCTGCACCTCCGCCCATCAACAAGCTGGCCCTGTTCCCGGATAAGAGCGCCTGGTGTGAGGCGAAGAACATCACCCAGATCGTGGGCCACAGTGGCTGTGAGGCGAAGTCCATCCAGAACAG GGCCTGCCTGGGACAGTGCTTCAGCTACAGCGTCCCCAACACCTTCCCGCAGTCGACCGAGTCCCTGGTGCACTGTGATTCCTGTATGCCGGCCCAGTCCATGTGGGAGATC GTGACCTTGGAGTGCCCCGGCCATGAGGAGGTGCCCCGGGTGGACAAGCTGGTGGAGAAGATCCTGCACTGCAGCTGCCAGGCCTGCGGCAAGGAGCCTAGCCACGAGGGGCTGAGCGTCTACGTGCAGGGCGAGGACACGCAGGGGGCCCAGCCCggcgcccacccccacccccaccccggggggCAGGCCCCCGAGCCCGAGGACCCCCCCGGGGCCCCCCACGCCGAGGAAGAGGGGGctgaggactga